The Orcinus orca chromosome 1, mOrcOrc1.1, whole genome shotgun sequence DNA window GGTTCAGAAAtcacatatatgtgcatatatacatataagccCTCTAGTGTGATGGTTAAAAAatagcagagggcttccctggtggcgcagtggttgggagtccgccccccgatgcaggggacgcgggttcgtgccccggtctgggaatatcccacatgccgcagagcggctgggcccgtgagccatggccgctgagcctgcgcgtccggagcctgtgctccgcaacgggagaggccacggcagtgagaggcccgcgtaccgcaaaaaaaaaaaaaaaaaaaatgcagatacctcagttcaaatcctggctctacctcctactagctctgtggccttgggcatgtCACTTTGCGTCTCAGTTTTTGTCTCTGTAACTAAGGGAAAATACTAGTGCCTACTTGCGGGGTcgttgtgaaaatcaaatgagatcatacaggtttggtgcttagaatagtgcctgatgcATATAAACCCTCACGAAACAATGGGCTCTTTTTATTATTAGAATATCTGGCCCTTCGCGGGTGCTCGAAGACCCTATCTGTTAAAATTGTTCTGTGATTAACTTAAAGGCGTTTGTTTCCCCTGAGGGATCGTGAGCTCCCGAGGCCAGGCACTGTACCTTATTTGTcttttgtatccccagtgcctggtgcAGTCCCTGGCCCTCAGTAGACAGGTTGAGGTGAACTGATTTGGAAGTAGGTGAGAAGTTGCAAAAGGAGGAACAAGCGACGGCATCAGAATTGGTAACTGGACAGGTTAAGAGTGGTAAAGGGCTGTATCTTGGAGACAGGAAAGTAACCAAGATGgaagggatttttgtttgttcgttgGACTCCAGCACCTTGAACGGTGCTcagtaaacaataaatatttgttgaaggaagcACAAATGTCGTACAGAGAAGGGAGTGGTCATTGAGAAGCAATTGCAGTTGGAGAAGAGAACGTGGGAGAGGTAGGCTTGGTGGAATGAGGATTGGAGCTAGTCTACGGGGTTATGGGGTGGAGGTGAGTGGCCGCAGGCGAGAGCCTACTAATCTCATCCTAAACGGCTAGAGCGAGTGGGCGCTAGCTGGGAAGGGGAGGACAACCAGATCTCCAAGATAAGGGTGATTGATAGGCTTGAAACCAGAATGGAAGGAGCCGTGCCCCAGAGAGAGAGGATTGGGTGTGGGAGACTGGTCACTCTGAGCAAAAGGGACAAGGGTGAGAGCTCCAAGGCAGGGACCGACCTTTCCTTGCAGATGGACGGCTTCTCCTCTCAGTCAGCAGGAAGGAGGCCAACAGTGGCCCAGCCTCTGAGGCCCCTGGACTTTTGGTGTTTGGGAGGAGGGACGAAGTGAGGCTAGTACCTTGATGCCTGCACTCCGGCACTTGCCCACAGCGTCCGGCACGGCAGCCCGTGGAGGGTCAATCATGGACATGAGCCCCACGAAGCAGAGCTTCTCCGTGGGAAAGTTCAGCTCATCTGTGTCGAATTTGAAGCCCCGAGGAAACTTTCCAGAGGGCAGATTCAGTTGACAGAAGCCTGAAGGGGACAGAAGGGAGGAGTGAGAGCAGCAAGGTGGCTGCCGGGTTGCCCCCAGAGCCCCTCATCCCAGGGAAGCCTTTCTCAGCCCTGCTCCCTGCTTCTGGCCCCTCACCTAGCACTCGCTCCCCAAGTCCTCCCAGCTCCAGGTAGGCATTCTGGAAGGCGTCTTGCATCTCCTTGTCTAGAGGGACCTCCTTGCCCTGCACCAAGATGGAGGAGCACCGGTCCAGGATGCGCTCGGGGGCCCCCTTCATCACCAGCACGTAGCTCTGGGGGCTGTCTTCTCTCTCGTGGATGGACAGCTGGAGAGAGGAAAGGCAGTTACAGAGGGGCCACACTTGTCTTGAAGCTCCAGTGCCCAGCACGGGGCCTGGGACAGAGCAGAGGCTGGTAAGGAAAACTCCCTTAATAAAATACCCCCTGATCCATCAACCATTGTCAACATAGGGAGAGTCTCTGTGTGTGGATGGGTGTTTGGACCTCATAGTCCTAACCCTGTAACCTGAGAGTCACCTTCCCATAggacattcattcactcagcaaatatttactccaaTCAGTTAGGACAGGCGTTGTGTTAGGGGCGAGGTGGCTTTGTCATCAGCACGCCCCATCACCACACTGGCCTTAGGGGGGCTTTACCCCTGTGGCTTTTACAGGACATAGCTGAGGCTGCATTCTTGCCATTTAACAGGTGCCCGCAGGCTGAGGGATACCCTAAGGAAATTTCCGACGTATGGTTCAACTGAATGGGATGGAAGGGTTGGGGGACGGAGCCAGAGGATGTGGAGCCCTGGGAAGAAGAGTTGAGAAAGTGACAGATTGTAGTAAAGGAATGAAGGTTTGGGAGCTGGGTGTGGGGTTAGTCATTGCAACCAGACATCTGGTCACCCACGTTGCCCCGGGGGATGATGCAGGGGTGAGAGGGTGCTCAGATGCTCTCTTTCCTGCTGTTGATTCCCCTCCGACTCTGTGTGCCCCTCAttccatctctccctcttcccttgaCCTGGCACCCAAACCAGACCTGGTACTTATTGGTTGAGTTGAAAGGGATCTCCGCCACCTTGGGGTTTCTATCCCTCATCTTCCTCACGGAGCCGCAGGATAGCTCAATGCACTTGAGCAGAGCTGACTCTGAGGCATCACCGGCTGTGTCCCGCTGCCAACAAGGAGAATTCAGTGTCACAGCGGAGGACCAAGGAGGGAGGGCACTGACGTCCCCGAGGCAGCCACAGGGTGCAAGAGGGGAAGCTGGGCGTCAGCAGAGTGGGCGGGCTGTGACGATCCCCTGACCCCCTACCTTAGACACAGAGATGTTCTCCTGCCCTGCCTTGAAGACAGCACGGTTGCAGAGACCAGCAATCCGGGACAGGGCGGTCCACGTGGGGGATCGTTTGTCGAAAGTGGCccctgggaggaaaggagagagaagcaggagcTTGGCTCTCCTTTAGACCTCTTATCTCACCCCACCCGCCCCGCCACTCCAGTGCCCTGAACATCCTCCAGTCCCCTCCACCCACTCTGGGTAGAGCACTCAATCACCAGACTGATCTTCTGTGGTGTCGGCCTCATGGATCTGGTTGTCAAACCACATGTGGGCAACGGTCATGCGGTTCTGGGTGAGGGTGCCCGTCTTGTCGGAGCAGATGGTGGAGGTGGAGCCCAGCGTCTCCACCGCCTCCAGGTTCTTCACCAGGCAGTTCTTCCGAGCCATGCGCTTGGCTGTCAGGGTCAGACACACCTGGTGGAGAGAGAGGGCAATAAAAAGGGCTCAGCCTGAAGCTGGAGATACCCATGTCCTTACCCCAGACCATGgctctgtccctcctcccttgATCCTACTCCACGAACACTGAGAGAGACCTAGGTGTAAGTCATGAATGTGTTCCATTTTAGACACGTTGAGCTGAGATCATGAGTGTATATTTAGGTGAAATGTCCAGTAGGGAGTTGAAGATATTTGGCCAGAGCTCCAGAGTGGGCCAGAGTAGAACAGGGTGTAGGTATGTGTGAGTCATCAACACCAAACGGGCACCAGAAACTGGGAGGAGATGAGCTTACTCAGGGGCATCAGGAGGAAAGAAGAGCACTGAGGACTGAGGATcggtggaggtggggaagaggagaCAGTGCAGGGGACTGGGGAGAGGAGAACCAGGGTAGTGATGAGTCACAGTCATCAACGAAGGAGAGAATGCTAGGAGGGTGGACAGCAGTATCCATTTCAGCAGCAGAGTTAAAGATGGGAGCTGAGGAAAGGTCACTGGATTTGCTAATTAGTCACTGGTGACAGCGACCTTGGAGAGAGCCTTGATGGGAGGGTTAGCCAGGATGGGCAGTGGGGAGATGACCAGTACAAGGGTTGTGAGAAAAGGCGACCAGGACGAGTTCTGGGAGAGAAACTGAGAGTGAAGGCACAGCCCAACCTAAAACCTTTCAGACTCAAACTCTGAGCAATGTATTAAATGATCTTTTTCAGACTCACATTCTAAGCCATGTCTTAAAGGAGAATCGAATATGTGATTTCAGGGGCTGGAAGTAAAAGAACTGCAGAGAAGCCATAGCCTCTCTTGCTTTTGAGGCAGGGTAGCAAAGCCCTCCCCTGGAGGCCCCTTGGCCTGACCCACTCACAGTGACAGTGGCCAGCAGCCCCTCAGGCACGTTGGCCACGATGATGCCGATGAGGAAGATGACTGCCTCCAGCCAGCTGTAGCCCAGGATGAGGGACAGCACGAAGAAGGATACCCCCAGGAACACAGCCACCCCCGTGATCAGCTGGATGAAATGCTCAATCTCCATGGCTATGGGTGTCCGCCCGACCTCCAGGCCTGAGGCCAGAGTGGCTATGCGGCCCATCACGGTCCGGTCACCTGTGGCAATCACGATGCCCCTGGCAGTGCCTACAACACAGGAAGGGACACGAGGTTGGGTGCCTTGGGGTCGCAGGAACTGAAGTCTCATCCTACTTCCTGGGAGAGGAAAACCATCACAGAGTAAAGAAGCCAAAGACTGTGGTTCACTGTCATTAGATTGTACCTCCCTTGGCTTCCTCTCCCAGCATAGATGGCCAATCCCAGACTCCATACAACAGCAAATTATCTTCTCTTATACCTGGGCCTGGGGAGGAACCTTGCAAATAAACTCAAGGTTCAAACTGAGGAGAttcagtaaatgaaataaaagtattgCCTGTGGTATTTCAGTAAAATCAATCTCATACttgttatcgtccaaaaatatattacaaacacAAAGTAAAGCACTTATGGATTTTCCCTGTAGTcttaagtttttctttctcaacactAGGCACGAATCTCTACAGAAGAAGCTAGGCAACCTCTAGCCCTTATGTAGACATTCCAGGGGTCTTCAGGGGAGGAAGTGTGCTGGAGTGGAAAGAGCGTGCCTCGGAGCCAGCCAGACCTGGGTTTGCCTCCATCTTTGAATTCCTACCTAGGGATTGTTTTAATAATGAAATGAGACAGTGTTGTCATAcacctagagcagtgcctggcacacagtaggcactcagtaaatgttagttcccttcatttcctctcctctcttcaaaGCCAGTTCAGAGTAAGCAGTGGACATGTTTTACTAGGCATTTTTATCAGTTGTGGGAAATGTAGAGCAAATTTCAGAATCTCAGTACAGTAAGAATTTAGGAAACAATGTGTGGTGATTTTCACTATGATTCTAACTTGCTGAAGGAGGGGGAAAGCCCAGAGAAACAATACACactgaagagaaatgagaaacGGGAAGGGAAAGGTATGTGTGAGGAGGGGGGTGCAAGGCCTCCTCTGACCCATTTTCTGAGGCCCACGGTCTAGTCAGGCTCTTCCTCCCACCAGCTCTGGCCCCGGCCTCCCTCTCCGAGTCAGCCCGACTCTGCTCACTGGCACAACCAAAGAGGGCAGGGCTTTTGGTGGTGCTTGGACTCTGGCCACTCagtggcgtcagctctgggagcTCTTCCTGGCCTTTGGTCATCTCTAGAACCCAGAGCAGTGGTGGGGCACACCGGGCAGCCTGTGCATGACCAACGGTTTCTTTTGGTGAAGCGCAGGCCAGGATGCAGCCTGAAGGAAGGCCTGAATGTTCACCTGGACTGAAAGCTTTCCTGTCCCTTCCCCAGCTCGGGCCCTGGTCAAAGCAAGGGTCAGAGAATGAAGCAACTAGTCCCAGAACCAGGAGAGATGGAAGTCATCAGTCAAACCAGAGACTTCTAGGAATCAAGGATGGTTTGgggcgtgtgcgtgtgtgtgtgcatgcgcgtgtgtgcatatgtgtatgtgtgtacggGTCTTGGCCCATATCTGAAGGCTTGGGAATCTGCGCTGTCCTGGGGTGGACAGAACAGAGATCTTTCTGTGGGGAGGTGACTTTTCCCTGGAGTCACGCCGCCCCAGCCAATACCCTGCTCTCTGGAGGGGGATACTTCTGTAATACTCAGGGCCCTCTGTCCCTTCAATTCCCTCCTCCATAGCCGGGCTTTTGACAAGTAAGTACAGCCATAGCCCCCAGTCCTGCCTGGAGGCTCAGGATGCAGTCTCCTCCCTCAGCTGATGCTGGGACCCGGGGTTCCCCACCAGGCTAGCCTCTCACCTTCCACGCAGTTGGTAGAGAAGAAACAGATATTGCGGGTCTCCAGGGGGTTCTCGTGGGTGAACTCGGGGGAGCGGGTCTGGGGCTCCGACTCGCCTGTTAGGGATGAGTTATCCACCTGAGGAGGAAGGCAGTGTGGAGTCATCAGATGGGCAGACGCCTTCAGGCACGCACAGCTGTGTCCTGACTCCGGCCACACTCAGTCTCCGTGACACCCAAGACAGAATTACACTCGCCCTCATCACATATTTATAGCATTACTCAGCTATTGTCCCTGCTCTGGTTTGGAATCTGGGCTCTCACTGACTTCTTccgtaaccttgggcaagttatttaaccaacATTGCCTCcctttactcatctataaaatggagaatgGAAGTAGAATCTCTGCATTGCACAACTACAGGGGGTGCTATTCACACCGTAGCCAATGATGATGGCACCGTCTAGGGTTGTGCGTGGCATGACTTATGTGGCCACGTGCAACCACCCGGCACGATTATTCCGTTCTTGCAGAGTTAAGTTAGGTAGCCTATGTGAATGTATATAAGGCATGTGACACATAATAATACTCAATACATGATGGCTATAAAGTGGATATCAAAGAAACACCGGGGGTGCAGAGCATTCATGACACAGATACAAGGATGCATACGTGTAATATGTGAAGCAAGGTGTGGCTGGGCAGTGTGGGGCAGGTGTTGACACTGGACCTGGGCCTCCCAAACTTCAAACTTCTAACGGGCCCCTCTCAGCTTTACCCAGCTTGCTTTGCGGACTCAGCCAGTGGCTCTGGCCTGGCCCCCTCACCTTACAGCCGTGagaagagatgatccggaggtcgGCAGGCACTCGGTCTCCACCCTTCACCTCCACCAGGTCTCCCACGACCACCTCCTCCGCATTGATCTGCATCTTCTCTCCTTCCCGTACCACAAGGGCTTGCTGTGGGGAGGCCCCGGGGATCTCAGGAGATGCTCATCTTTACCCCTACCTTCCTCTTTTGCTGGTGTCCCACCTCACCACCAACCCCATCAAGGAGGACAGACCTTGCACCCTTAGCAACAAAATAGGCCCTGGAGTGAAGAGCTGGGGGGTCTTTTTTGCCCAAGCCTCCATCTCAGAGCCCAAGGAGTTGAAGAGATGAGTCTCCCAGAAACCTTATGCCCCAGCCTGGAGCCCAGCTCCGCCATCTACCTGAGGCACCATGTTCTTGAAGGAATCCATGATCTTGGAGCTCTTGGCCTCCTGGTAGTAGGAGAAGCAGCCAGTGACGATGACCACAGCTGCCAGCACCACGCCCAGATACAGCTGGTAAGGAGAAAGGCTTTGAGGGACCTGCCCTTTTCCCAACCCGAGAGGGGCAGCTGCCACTCAGGATGAGCATTCGGTGCCCCCCTTTGTCTGCATCTGGGAGTGAGAACGGTGGAAGAAAGTCCTTCTCTCCAACCTCTCCTTCAACCTTCTAACCCCAGCCTCCTAAGACTGGAGGGGTTGGGGAAAATCATAGGGAGTTCCCAGGACTAGGACCTCTCTAGGGGGTGAAGACCCAGGGATGCAGACAAGCCCACTCAAGTGTGAAGGAACAGGGAGGGGGGCTGTCTCAATCGTGAATGATTGTGTATGTTTGTGTTGGAGGAGGAGTGTCTGTAGATATGTATAGAAGTCTCACCCCCTTTCAGCCTAAAGAGCAGAGGGGCTGTCAGACTGTACAGGAAGGTCTTGCTCCCTGACCCCCACCCACTGTACTGGAGATTCAGGGTTGGAGGACAGAATCATGGGCTGGTCCAGGGGTCAGGCGTGGGGGCTCACATTGTCATTGGACGGTTCATCCTCCATGGCAGCCTGGATGCCGTAGGCCAGGAAGCAGAGGATGGCCCCAATCCACAGCAGGATGGAGAAGCCCCCGAAAAGCTGGCGACAGAAC harbors:
- the ATP1A2 gene encoding sodium/potassium-transporting ATPase subunit alpha-2; this translates as MGRGAGREYSPAATTAENGGGKKKQKEKELDELKKEVAMDDHKLSLDELGRKYQVDLSKGLTNQRAQDILARDGPNALTPPPTTPEWVKFCRQLFGGFSILLWIGAILCFLAYGIQAAMEDEPSNDNLYLGVVLAAVVIVTGCFSYYQEAKSSKIMDSFKNMVPQQALVVREGEKMQINAEEVVVGDLVEVKGGDRVPADLRIISSHGCKVDNSSLTGESEPQTRSPEFTHENPLETRNICFFSTNCVEGTARGIVIATGDRTVMGRIATLASGLEVGRTPIAMEIEHFIQLITGVAVFLGVSFFVLSLILGYSWLEAVIFLIGIIVANVPEGLLATVTVCLTLTAKRMARKNCLVKNLEAVETLGSTSTICSDKTGTLTQNRMTVAHMWFDNQIHEADTTEDQSGATFDKRSPTWTALSRIAGLCNRAVFKAGQENISVSKRDTAGDASESALLKCIELSCGSVRKMRDRNPKVAEIPFNSTNKYQLSIHEREDSPQSYVLVMKGAPERILDRCSSILVQGKEVPLDKEMQDAFQNAYLELGGLGERVLGFCQLNLPSGKFPRGFKFDTDELNFPTEKLCFVGLMSMIDPPRAAVPDAVGKCRSAGIKVIMVTGDHPITAKAIAKGVGIISEGNETVEDIAARLNIPVSQVNPREAKACVVHGSDLKDMTSEQLDEILKNHTEIVFARTSPQQKLIIVEGCQRQGAIVAVTGDGVNDSPALKKADIGIAMGIAGSDVSKQAADMILLDDNFASIVTGVEEGRLIFDNLKKSIAYTLTSNIPEITPFLLFIIANIPLPLGTVTILCIDLGTDMVPAISLAYEAAESDIMKRQPRNPQTDKLVNERLISMAYGQIGMIQALGGFFTYFVILAENGFLPSRLLGIRLDWDDRSMNDLEDSYGQEWTYEQRKVVEFTCHTAFFASIVVVQWADLIICKTRRNSVFQQGMKNKILIFGLLEETALAAFLSYCPGMGVALRMYPLKVTWWFCAFPYSLLIFIYDEVRKLILRRYPGGWVEKETYY